A segment of the Panacibacter ginsenosidivorans genome:
TATATGCATAAAGGATATTGGTTCAGGGGTAAAGATGTAGAAAAGGATACAATGGACTTGTTCAGGCTTTTAATTGAGCCAGGTTCAACAGTGATAGAAGTTGGCGGGCATATTGGATTTATGACACAATACTTTTCCTCTCTTACAGGAGAAGGAGGTAAGGTGTATGTTTTTGAGCCGGCAGATAATAATTTAGTCTTTCTTAGAAAAAATATAGAGATCAGCAAGTTTAAAAATATTATTCTTATTGAAAAGGCTGTTTCGGATGCAGCAGGCATCGCAACATTTTATATTGAAAATATTACTGGACAAAATAACTCACTTGTTAATGATCATATAGGACCAAATTCACACAAGAATATAAAGGATGAACGGAAAAAAGTTGTTGTGGAAATAGAAACAATAAGTCTTGATGATTTTATCTTAAAGGAAGAAATCCACAAAACAGGCTTTATAAAAATTGATATTGAATCTGCAGAATTGCTTGCTTTAAAAGGAATGATAAATATACTTCGTGAACATAAGCCAAGAATTATGTTTGAAATATCAAGAGACCAGAAAGAGATTTTTTCAATCCTTAAAAGTTATGAATACCTGATTTTTGACGTAGAGAAAAACAAGCTCGAAAGTATTAACTATGGGAATGTATTTTGCATTCATGTATCAGATCAGGAGGGTTTAAAAAGAATGCAATAGCTTTTCCTGAAGCCTATTTTACTTTCTATAAAGATTTATAATATTAATTTCTTTCCCGGTATCGCATCAATCAGTTGCCTTGTGTACTCTTGTTGCGGATTATTATAAATATCTTCAGCGTTGCCGCATTCTTCGATGCATCCTTCCTTCATTACCATTATTCTATCGCTGATATAACGAATCACCGAAAGATCATGTGAAATGAATAATGCTGTAAAGCCGAACTCTTTTTTAAGATCATTCAATAAATTCAATACCTGCGCCTGCACACTTACGTCAAGTGCAGAAACACTTTCATCGCATACTACGAAAGATGGCTCCAACGCCAATGCTCTTGCAATTACAATCCTTTGCCGCTGACCGCCGCTAAATTCATGCGGGTAACGGTCGTAATGCGCTGCATTTAGATTTACTTTCTTCAGCAACTCCATCACCTTTTCTTTTGTTTCTTTTCCTTTTTTAAAAAGCCGGTGCACCAACATTGGTTCAGCTATGGCTTCGCCGATCTTTTTGCGTGGATTGAGCGATGAATATGGATCCTGGAAAATGATCTGCATCTCTTTTCTCAGCAACCGCATTTCCTTTGCTGTTGCATCCGACAGGGCTTTACCGTTGAAAATAATTTTCCCCTCTGTTGCTGGCAGTAAACCCAACAATGCTCTGCCCAATGTTGTTTTGCCACAGCCGGATTCTCCTACTAAACCAAGCGTCTCACCTTTGTATATCTCAAAACTTACATCATCCACCGCTTTCTTATAAGCCGTTACCTTACCTAAGAAATTTTTTCCAGCAGGGTACCAAACTTTTAAATGTTCAACAGACACCAAATCCTTAGGCTGGTCAATAATTGAATACTGTGTATTGAGTATTGGATTTGGTAAATTGATTTCTACTCTATCGTTTACCTGTGCCTTATCTTCTTGGTGCTTAATATTATCTTCTGTTTGTAAATAATCACTTACCACCGGTAATCTTTCTCCCTTTTTATATAATACCGGTCTGCATGCCAGCAAAGCTTTTGTATAAGGATGTTTTGGCGCGGTAAGTACTTCGTTTGTATTTCCTTCCTCTACGATTTTTCCTTTATACATCACTATTACACGATCTGCAATTTCACTTACCACTCCAAGGTCATGACTTATAAAGATCACGCCCATATTTGTTTGCTGTTGTAATTGCTTTATCAGTAATAATATATTTTTCTGGACACTTACATCAAGTGCAGTAGTAGGTTCATCACAAATAAGCAGGTCGGGGCCGCAACTCATCGCCATAGCAATCATTACCCGTTGCTTCTGGCCACCACTTATTTCATGTGGGTATTTATAAAATATTTTTTCAGGATCTGGTAGTTGTACTTTTTTAAATAGTTGTATTGTTTGCTGCTTTGCTAATACGTTGCTTATTTTTTTGTGCAGTACTATTGCTTCTGCTACCTGTACGCCACAGTTTTTTACAGGATTCAATGATGTCATCGGTTCCTGGAAGATCATGGCAATCTTATTGCCACGCAATTGCTGTATTTCTATTGAACTACACTCCAGTAAATTAATTTGCTTATCATTATTTCTATAATTGATAACTCCTGCTTTATAAATAGCGGGGGGTGTTGATAATAATTGTAAAACAGCCAAAGCTGTTACAGATTTACCTGAACCTGATTCACCAACGATAGCAACAATTTCTCCCTTATTGATGGTGAGTGAAATATTTTGTAACGCTGATGTTGTCGCATCACCGCTTACAAAATCTATCGAAAGGTTTTCTATATTAAGTAAGGTGGTCATGAATAATCAGGAAGATCATCTATTGCTGCGTATGATGAGAACGTACAAGTGAGACCTTCTTCCACTGGAAGAAGCTAGACAACGAAAGATCAATAGTAGCAATACTGCTGATAAAATATTTAAAATCTAAGGTGTCTTACTGTTAAACCATTATTGATAAGCTGTTTAAGAGAATCAATACCAATCTTTAAATGTTTTTCTACAAATTGTGCCGTTACACTGTTATCACTTTTTTCTGTCTTCACACCTTCCGGTATCATTGGCTGATCACTTACCAAGAGCAGTGCACCTGTGGGAATTTTATTATAAAAGCCAACGGTGAAAATAGTTGCCGTTTCCATATCAATTGCATAAGCTCTTATTTTTTGCAGGTAAGTTTTAAATGCATCATCATGCTCCCATACTCGCCTGTTGGTGGTGTACACGGTACCTGTCCAGTAATCAACTTTGTAATCTCTTATGGTTGTTGAAATGGCTTTCTGGAGCGCAAACGCAGGCATGGCGGGCACTTCAGGCGGAAAGTAATCGTTCGATGTTCCTTCGCCTCTTATTGCAGCAATGGGCAAAATCAGATCTCCTATCTTGTTTCTTTTTTTCAACCCGCCACATTTACCCAGGAATAAAGCAGCTTCAGGATCTATGGCATGCAAGAGGTCCATCACTGTAGCTGCACCGGGGCTACCCATACCGAAATTGATGATCGTAATATTATCTGCAGTGGCGCATTGAAAGGGTTTGTCTTTGCCTGCCACTTTTACTTTATGCCATGCTGCAAACATATCCACATAGTTACTGAAATTGGTAAGCAGAATATACTTACCAAAATTTTTCAGCGACTCTCCTGTGTATCGCGGCAGCCAGTTGCTTACAATATCTTCTTTTGTTTTCATGACTTTTTTTATTTACCCGGCAGTGCTGCCGCTATTAAACTTTTGTTGCGTCGCACACTGCAACTTTTCTTCTTCCTTCAGCAGTAGCATGTTACAAACTAAATTTTGTAAATATACAAAATCAGCTTTGCTGATTATTACATTTGCTTATGCTTCAGATAGAATACCCGGCTTTTTCATTCAGGTTTAAAGAAGAGCAGGGCAAAGAATTTATTTTTGATGAGATAAGAAAAAAATGGGTAAGGCTTACGCCGGAAGAGTGGGTGCGTCAAAATTTTATTCAATATCTGTTGCAGGTAAAAAAATATCCTTCTTCGATTATTGCCGTTGAAAAAGAAATCAGACTTGGTGATCTTAAAAAGCGCTGCGATATTGTTGTGTATAAATCTCATCTGCCGTGGATGATCATTGAGTGCAAGGAACAGGATGTTATTTTAAACGATGTTGTATTGCAGCAAATACTTAGATATAATATAACATTGCAATCAGCAATAATTGTTGTTACCAATGGTTCAGTTTCTTATGCATTTAATTTAAATAAAGACGGCGTGGCAGAAACGGATATGTTGCCTGAATGGGAATGATAAAGTGATCAATATAAAACATTATGTATTTACGGATGCGCCGCTACCCATACTTCTCCATCTTCAAAAACTTCCTTTTTCCAGATTGGTACTGTCTCTTTTAGTGTATCAATAATATACCTGCATGCGTCGAAAGCTGCGGCGCGGTGTGCAGCAGCTACAGCAATTACAACAGGCACATCTCCAGTTATAAGTGTTCCTGTTCTATGATGGATCAATATTTTTTGCACGGGCCATTTTTGAAACGCGTCTGCTGCAATCTTTTGCATTTCATTCAATGCCATAGATGCATAGGCTTCAAATTCCAGCTTTATAACACGCTTACCTTTTGTAACGTTGCGCACCGTACCAATGAATACATCAATACCACCGCATTGCGGGGACATTGCCCAGTCAATACATGCTGGTATATCCAATGCAATTTCTTTTATCTGAATATCAAGCTCCATTTTTTTTCTTTGGGTTAGCTATATAAGTTATTATCCGCCGCTTACCGGTGGTATAATAGCAATCTCATCTGTATGATCTATTAAGCGATCGGGTTGTGCATATTGATTATTTACCGCTACCATATAAGAAGCCAATTGCTTTAAGCGTGGATATTTTTCTTCCAGCACATCTTTTAAAGCAGCCACATTATTACCAGCCAGGTCAATTTTTATAACTGACTGGCCAAATATTTCTTTTACAATACCAAATGCAAGCACCTGTATAATCATCTTTAACAAAGGTATTAAAATCTTAAGTGAACTTACTATAAAGCAAAATATGGATCGTTCAGTAAAACAGTAATAATTTCCGTTAAATTTAGTGAATCATATACTACTTATACCACAAGTCTCTTATTATGGTGAGTGCAATTGTTTTAGCAGCAGGGTTATCAAAAAGAATGGGAAATGAAAATAAACTACTGCTGCCTTATAATGGTAAAACCATTATAGAAACCACCTTACAGCATTTGCTGGATGCAGGTATAGAAGAAATAATTGTAGTCACTGGTCATGAAGCGCAGTTGGTATCAACGACTATTCGGCATTTACCCGTTATCATTATTTATAACCCATTGTATGAAAAAGGAATGACTACTTCAATACAAAAAGGCGTGGAAGTGGCTGCCGGCAGCGGTTATATGATCTGCCTGGCAGATATGTTTTCCATAACTGCCTTAGAATATATATCAATAATAACGGCTTTTGAAACGCAATTGCAGAATGATGAAAAATGTATTTGTGTACCGCGTTACAAAAATGAAAAGGGAAATCCTGTAATATTTTCAGCAGCATACAGAGCAGATATTTTGCAGCACAAAGAGATGGAAGGTTGTAAAAAAATTGTAGAACAAAACAAAACACATATACACCGGATCGATATGCAAACCCCGCATATTCTTGAAGACCTGGATTACCCGGATGATTATAAAAAGATCAGTATGGAATAAAAAAGCACAAGTGTGCGACGCAAGGAACGGTGCCAAAAGAACTTCTGTTGGGTACAAAATTTTTCTTATTTGTATCAACCTGCATACTCATTTAAAATGCTAACTTTTCAAAAATCTTCTGCTATGAAATGTAAGAACATTGCCTGCCTGTTACTTTTTTTTGTTTATTGGTTTTTTGTAATACAGCTATAGCCGCAGGAGATCATCCAACACTGGCCATTGGCTCAAACGCACCGGATTTTAAATTAACAGGCACTGATGATAAAATTTATACGCTGTCTTCTTTTAGTAAAGCAGATATTTTAGTGATCGTTTTTACCTGCAATCATTGCCCCACCGCACAGGCTTATGAAGACAGGCTCATACAACTTACAAAAGATTATGCCGCAAAGAAAGTAGCTGTGGTGGCTATTATGCCTAATGACCCCAAAGCAATAAGGCTTGATGAACTCGGCTATACAGATATGAGTGATTCATTTGAAGAGATGAAACTACGTGCCAAACAAAAACAATATAATTTTCCTTACCTGTACGATGGCGAGACACAGTCTGTTGCCCAAGCATATGGACCTGCTGCAACACCGCATGTTTTTATTTTTGATAAAACAAGAAAGCTACGCTATCAGGGCCGCATAGATGATGTAGAGAAACCTTCCAAAACGCCGCACAATTTTGATACACGCAATGCTATTGATGCATTGCTTGCAGGTAAAGAATTAGCTGTGCAAACAACTAAAGTTTTTGGGTGTTCCATTAAGTGGGCAGAGAAAGAAAGCTGGCTACAGAAAGCAAATGAAGATTGGGCAAAGGAACCTGTAGCAATTGATACGATTGATGTGCAGGGGATAAAAGATCTTGTAAAAAATAATTCTGATAAACTACGCCTGATCAATGTGTGGGCCACCTGGTGCGGCCCCTGTGTTGCAGAATTTTCTGAATTCATTACGATGAACAGGATGTACCGCAACCGCGATTTCGAATTCATTAGTGTTAGTGCAGATGAGCCCGAGAATAAAGATAAGGTGATGAAATTTTTGCAGAAGAAACAGGCATCTGCCACCAATTATATTTTTAGCGGCGATGATAAATATAAACTTATTGAAGCCATTGATCCCAACTGGCAGGGCGCATTGCCTTATACCATTCTTGTTGAGCCTGGTGGTAAGATCGTGTATGCAAAGCAGGGGCAGATAGACCCGCAAGAAATGAAACGCATGATCGTAGATGATAAATTTATCGGCAGGTATTATTGATCATTCTTTCAGCAAATATTTATGAACCGGTCGGTCATTCTACTATGAAGCTTTGGTTGCGTCGCACACTTGTACGTTCTGTTATCTGCTGAACAACAAAAGCATTATGCATCATTGCTGTTCTTTTCATTTCAAACAAATTGATAACTTATTCTTTCGGATATTTGCCACTCAATTTTTCAAAATATAATTTGATATGCGGATTGCAATTAATGGAATGGGACGAATCGGAAGATTATTATTTCGCCGGCTGATCAATGATCCTGCATTTACATTGGTGGCAGTAAATGATATTATGGAAACAGAGAACCTGCTTTATTTACTAAAGTATGATTCGTTGTATGGAAAATTCCAGGGAGATATATCATTAAGCGATAATGCAATTGTTGCAGGCGATAAGAAGGTTATTGTTTTGCAGCATGAATATCCATCGCAGCTTTCGTGGAAAGACCTGGATATAGATATTGTACTCGAATGCTCCGGCAAATTCACCAACAAAGCCGGGGCCTCTGAACATTTAAAGGCAGGTGCAAAAAAAGTATTATTGTCAACAACAGGCTCACCGGATATTCCTTTAATGATCTACGGTTTCAATCACCACCGTCTGGATAATACTATTGAAATTGTTTCTCCCGGTGGTTGCATGACCAATTGCTCCACGCATATCCTTTATATTTTAAATTCAATTGGTATTGAATCAGCACAGATAAACATACTGCACTCTTATACATCAAGACAAGAACTTGTGGATACAGCGCATAAGCAATTCAGAAGAGGAAGAGCCGCTGCCGAATCTATTATTCCTGTTGAAATTGATTTAGCGCAATCACTGGAAAGATTGCTGCCATTACAGGATAAAATAGCTGCTGTTTCTGTAAGGGTTCCTGTAACAAATGGAGCAATGGCGGATTTTACGGTGCAACTAAAAGAGCCAGCAGCAAAAGAAGAGATCAACCTTCTTTTTAAAAAAGCCGCAGAAAACGAATATAAAAACATTATTGCTTACAGTGAAGACCCTTTGGTATCAGCAGATATAAAAGGTGATACACATTCCTGTATTATAGATGGCACATTAACATCGGTAGCAGTAAAGCAGGTAAAAATTATTGCGTGGTTCGATAATGAATATGGCTATACCAGCCGTATCATCGACTGGCTTTTATACTGGAAGAAATTAATGAGCTAAAACATCTTTACTGTAGAAATACAAATAAAAAATCCCTGCATAAACAGGGATTTTTTATTTTGAAAAATTTTTATTGTTTTGGAAAATTAGGATCAGCTTTTACTTCTTCTATCTGTTGCGTGTGACGGTTACTGTGTGCACCTATAAACAGTATCATCTGGTAAGCATCAAAAGAAGCCATAGGCATTGTAACTACATGATTGCGAAGATCGGCATCAGTTGTTTTTACATAGTCAATCAATTTTGCACGATCATTTTTAAATGAAGTTAAAGCTTCTTCCAATGATTTATATGACGTATTCTGAGGCTCCATCGGTGGGGCAGTTTTTACTTTATGTTCACGGCTTTCGATCATCTGTATAACCTGCTCATCAGTGGCTTTTATATCAGCCCTTTTTTCAGGATTGGCCTGCGCCTGTATGGCGCCGTTGGTCATTTGCCAAAGGCTGGCTTCAGTAACAGCAATATGTTTTACACAGTCCAGCACACTCCATTTATCAGGAGCGGGTTTGAAATTTAGTTGTGCATCACTTAATCCTGCAACGGCATTAATCACACCTTGCTCAGTCTGAGATAAAAGATCAGCAGCAGTTTTTCTTTCCTGGTCGGATAGGGAAACCGGTTTTGTGTTGAAAGCAAACAACAGCAACCCGGTGACAAGCATGGATAACTTTTTCATAAAAAGTTTGTTTTAGTATTTAATATTATAAGACGTTTTCGAAGAAATAGAAAGGACAAAAATCATGCGAAAGTTAAAAAAATTATTGTTTTGCTCCTATAATTAATTTAGCTGTTGATGCCGGTTTAAAGAGATTGATTTGTATAAACCTTTGTTTTGAATTGATGGGTGAACGTGAAATGCTGCATATAATTGTTGCCGTACAAGAGTGCGACGCAACAAAAGCCCGCTGCTTATTCAATTGCCGGGTACATAAATTGCCTTTCCCTAATTTTACAAAATGAGCAAGAGTAAAGAAAGAATGGCACGTGAAAGAGGACCCAACAGACAAAATGTTATAGCCAACCCAACACTCAAAGAAAAATTTGCAGCACTTGGTAACCTGCCACGTTTCTTTAAACTGGTTTGGGAAACACATAAATGGTATACGTTACTCAATGGCTTGCTAAGATTATTACGCTCTGCTATACCTGTAGCAATTTTATACGTAGGCAAACTGATCATCGACGAAGTAGTAACACTCAGCAAGGGCCATGCAACAGATCATCAATTGTTATGGCAACTCGTTGCTGCAGAATTTGCATTGGCCATTTTATCAGATGCATTGGCAAGAGCAACTGCATTGGTGGATAGTTTACTCGGCGATCTTTTCAGTAACCACACTTCTGTTAAGATCATGGAACATGCAGCCACACTGGATCTTGACCAGTTTGAAGACTCTGAATTTTATGACAAGCTGGAACGTGCAAGACAACAGACCATTGGCCGCACTATATTATTGTCGCAGGTATTAACGCAGGTGCAGGACTTAATTACTATGGCATTTCTCGCTGCAGGATTAATGGCGTTCAATCCATGGCTGATCTTATTATTGCTGATCGCAATAGTGCCCGCATTTTTGGGAGAATCATATTTCAACGACCGCAGCTATGCCCTAACACGCGGACAAACACCTGAGCGTCGTGAATTGGATTACATACGTTACATTGGTGCCAGTGATGAAACTGCGAAAGAAGTAAAACTTTTTAACCTCTCCGGTTTTTTAATTGATCGTTTTAAAACACTCAGCAATAAATTTTATGATGACAATAAAAAACTTTCCATCAAACGTGCATCATGGGGAACATTCTTTGCATTGCTTGGAAGCGCAGGTTATTACACAGCCTATGTTGTAATGATCATGAAAACTATTGAAGGTGCATTAACGATCGGTACACTTACATTTTTGGCAGGATCTTTCAGGCAGTTAAGAAGTACGCTTGAAAATATATTAACACGTTTTACAGCGGTATCACAAGGCGCCATTTACCTGCGTGACTTCTTTGAGTTCTTTGAAATACAACCAAAAATATTTATGCCCGTTAAGCCTGTTCCTTTTCCTGCGCAGATCAAACAGGGCTTTACGTTTGAGAATGTTGGCTTCAAATATCACAACTCTGATAAGTGGGCAAACCGTCATCTCAGTTTTACGTTGCATGCAGGAGAGAAGCTTGCACTCGTTGGTGAAAATGGTGCAGGTAAAACAACGCTGGTAAAATTGCTCGCACGTTTGTATGATCCTGTTGAAGGCCGCATATTGCTTGATGGTATTGATCTGCGTGATTATGATCTGTTGCAACTGCGTCATAACATCGGCATCATCTTCCAGGATTACCTGCGTTATCAAATGAGCTTTGCACAAAACATTGCGGTGGGCAATATTGATGAAATGAATAACCGTGCATTGATAGAACAAAGTGCAGAAAAAAGTTTGGCAAGCCTGCTTGCAAAAAAATTACCCAATCAATATGACCAGGCATTGGGCCGCCGTTTCAACAACGGTGTTGAACTAAGTGGTGGAGAATGGCAAAAGGTAGCGCTTGCCCGTGCCTATATGAAAGATGCGCAGTTGCTCATTCTCGATGAACCCACCAGTGCGCTTGATGCACGTGCCGAGTATGAAGTGTTTCAGCGTTTTGCTGATCTTACCAAAGGCAAAACTGCTGTGTTGATCTCACATCGGTTCTCCACCGTGCGCATGGCAGACCGTATTCTTGTGTTGGATAAAGGCCAGCAACTCGAAATAGGCAGCCATGAAGAACTGCTTGCATTGGGTGGGAGATATGCTGAGTTATTTCATTTGCAGGCGAAAGGGTATAGATAAATTTTTGTACTTAGCTGTAGCAGTACTATTGAGCAACGGTTGCGTCACACACTTGTGAAGTTAGACAAATGTACAAGAGTGCGACGCAAGAGAAGATTATGGCAGTACTAAAGCCGGGTACATAAAAATTAATTTAAGTATGTTAAACAATGAAGCCTGTGATCGTAATCTCAGGCTTCATTGTGAGGACAGATTTACTTTTCCTGCTTTATAACCTGATACAGCGAAGTAAAAGATAAATAAATATAAAGGGATAAGTATGCTATAAGCAACTTGTGGGTTTGCTGCATCGCTGATGGCGCCATAGATAAGGGGTGAAACACCTCCCCCAACTACGCCCATGATTAATAAAGCAGAACCTTTGCTGGTTGATTTACCAAGCCCTTCCAGTGAAAGTGGCCAGATAGTGGGCCATAGTAAAGCATTGCCCAAACCCAACAAAGAAATAAACCAAACCGAGGAGGGTCCTTTTATCAATAACGCTATGATAGTAAAGAAAATCCCAATAATTGCAGATAGCATTAAAGCTTTTCTTTGTTTTATTATTTTGGGTATGGTGAAAATGCCGATGCAATAACTTATAACCATTATGAGGAGTGTATAGGTTGCAAAATATTTTGCATCCCTAAAGGATAAGCCTTTGTATTGCGCATAATTAATGATAGAATCTATTGCCAGCACTTCTATACTTACCGCGCAAAATATGGCAACAGCACCTAATAACAGATGCTTGTGTTGAAACAGGCTTTTATTATGTTGTTCCGCTGCTGATGATGAAACGGTGTCAGAGGTTTCATCATTAATATCCGGGAGATGAGAGAGTTTGATCAATAGCCCAAGGCCCACCAATACAATACTTATTACAATATAGGGCATGATAAGACGTGAAGACAAATCATCTAATACTACGGTTTGCTGAGCAGGTGCTATCGTTAATAGTTGTGCTTTCACCTGGTCGATTTCATCAGGATTTTTAATTAAAGCACCCACTAATATTAATGGTGCTATTGCACCGGCCACTTTATTACAAACGCCCATGATACTTATGCGGGACGCTGCACTTTCTATAGGACCAAGTATGGTTATAT
Coding sequences within it:
- a CDS encoding sugar MFS transporter, whose translation is MEKTIKNSSSKSYGPMIIIGSLFFVFGFVTWVNSLLIPYFKLTCALTVKEAMLVAFAFYISYFVMAIPSSFILKKTGYKNGMMLGLFVMAAGAMVFVPAATTRAYSVFLLGLFIEAAGLTLLQTAANPYITILGPIESAASRISIMGVCNKVAGAIAPLILVGALIKNPDEIDQVKAQLLTIAPAQQTVVLDDLSSRLIMPYIVISIVLVGLGLLIKLSHLPDINDETSDTVSSSAAEQHNKSLFQHKHLLLGAVAIFCAVSIEVLAIDSIINYAQYKGLSFRDAKYFATYTLLIMVISYCIGIFTIPKIIKQRKALMLSAIIGIFFTIIALLIKGPSSVWFISLLGLGNALLWPTIWPLSLEGLGKSTSKGSALLIMGVVGGGVSPLIYGAISDAANPQVAYSILIPLYLFIFYFAVSGYKAGKVNLSSQ